From Pseudomonas arsenicoxydans:
ACCACATGCACACTGAATGGCTGGAAGTCGGTCAGGACGTGGTCGATGCCGTGGCGGCTTGCCGCGCTCGCGGTGGTCGTGTGGTGGCGGTGGGGACCACCAGCGTGCGTTCCCTGGAAAGCGCCGCGCGCGATGGCGTGCTCAAGCCGTTCAGTGGCGACACGGACATCTTTATCTACCCGGGCCGGCCGTTTCATGTGGTCGACGCCTTGGTCACCAACTTCCATTTGCCCGAATCCACGCTGTTGATGCTGGTTTCGGCGTTCGCCGGTTATCCCGAGACCATGGCCGCCTATAAAGCCGCCGTCGACAACGAATACCGCTTTTTCAGCTACGGTGATGCGATGTTTATCACCCGTAATCCCGCACCACGTGGCCCTGAGGACAAAGAATGAGTCGCCAAAGTCGTATGTCGTTTGAGTTGCTTGCCACAGACGGCAAGGCTCGTCGCGGTCGTTTGACCTTCCCTCGCGGTACCGTCGAGACCCCGGCTTTCATGCCGGTGGGCACGTACGGCACGGTCAAGGGCATGCTGCCGCGGGATATCGTCGCCACTGGCGCAGAAATCATTCTGGGCAACACCTTCCACTTGTGGCTGCGTCCTGGCACCGAAGTGATCAAGAAGCACGGCGACCTGCACGATTTCATGCAGTGGAAAGGCCCGATTCTGACCGACTCCGGCGGTTTCCAGGTGTTCAGCCTGGGCGCCATGCGCAAGATCAAGGAGGAGGGCGTGACCTTCGCCTCTCCTGTGGACGGCGCCAAAGTGTTCATGGGGCCGGAAGAGTCGATGCAGGTCCAGCGTGACCTGGGCTCGGACATCGTGATGATCTTCGACGAATGCACGCCGTACCCAGCCGACGAAGACGTCGCGCGGGTGTCGATGGAGCTGTCGTTGCGCTGGGCCAAGCGTTCCAAGGAAGCCCATGGCGACAACACGGCGGCACTGTTCGGCATCGTTCAGGGCGGCATGCACCAGGATCTGCGCATGCGCTCCCTGGAAGGCCTCGACAACATCGGCTTTGATGGCCTGGCCATTGGCGGTCTGTCGGTGGGCGAGC
This genomic window contains:
- the tgt gene encoding tRNA guanosine(34) transglycosylase Tgt, whose product is MSFELLATDGKARRGRLTFPRGTVETPAFMPVGTYGTVKGMLPRDIVATGAEIILGNTFHLWLRPGTEVIKKHGDLHDFMQWKGPILTDSGGFQVFSLGAMRKIKEEGVTFASPVDGAKVFMGPEESMQVQRDLGSDIVMIFDECTPYPADEDVARVSMELSLRWAKRSKEAHGDNTAALFGIVQGGMHQDLRMRSLEGLDNIGFDGLAIGGLSVGEPKHEMIKVLDYLPGQMPADKPRYLMGVGKPEDLVEGVRRGVDMFDCVMPTRNARNGHLFIDTGVLKIRNAFHRHDDSPLDPTCDCYTCQNFSRAYLHHLDKCGEMLGSMLNTIHNLRHYQVLMAGLREAIQQGTLAAFVDAFYAKRGLPVPPLD